From a single Candidatus Cetobacterium colombiensis genomic region:
- a CDS encoding pyridoxal phosphate-dependent aminotransferase, giving the protein MDLHGGNIYSLKREKGIEVLDYSSNINPLGVPESFKKAVIENFELLEKYPDIDYVELRTAIGDYNNCSMENVVVGNGATEVLFLYMKAVKAKKVLIIAPTFAEYERAAKVAGKDIKFFPLSKDFSLNENLLMDFITDEDVVVMCNPNNPTGQFQNLEKIEKIANFLKQKNKKLFIDEAFIEFVEDWKEKTAFLLKHKNIFILRALTKFFALPGVRLGYGLTYDENVLKDIKDIREPWSVNGVAEIAGKTMLLDNLYIRETESWIKDEKIWFYKELCKISKIAPTETKTNFILVKLLDDTAKTFRKKMIENGVLVRDASNFMFLDESYIRLAIKDRKSNEIVLKALKKVLD; this is encoded by the coding sequence ATGGATTTACATGGTGGAAATATTTATAGTTTAAAAAGAGAAAAAGGAATAGAGGTTTTAGATTATAGTTCAAATATAAATCCTTTGGGAGTTCCTGAAAGTTTTAAAAAAGCAGTTATAGAAAATTTTGAATTACTGGAAAAATATCCAGATATAGATTATGTAGAATTAAGAACAGCTATTGGAGACTATAACAATTGTAGTATGGAAAATGTTGTTGTAGGAAACGGAGCAACAGAGGTTTTATTTTTATATATGAAGGCTGTAAAAGCAAAAAAAGTTCTAATAATAGCTCCTACTTTCGCAGAATATGAAAGAGCTGCTAAAGTAGCTGGAAAAGATATTAAATTTTTTCCATTAAGCAAAGATTTTTCTTTAAATGAAAATTTATTGATGGATTTTATAACTGATGAAGATGTTGTAGTGATGTGTAATCCAAATAATCCCACAGGACAATTTCAAAATTTAGAAAAAATAGAGAAAATAGCTAATTTTTTAAAGCAGAAAAATAAAAAACTTTTTATAGATGAAGCATTTATAGAGTTTGTAGAAGATTGGAAAGAAAAAACAGCTTTTTTATTAAAGCACAAAAATATTTTTATTTTAAGAGCTTTAACAAAGTTTTTTGCACTTCCAGGTGTGAGATTAGGTTATGGTTTGACTTATGATGAAAATGTATTGAAAGATATAAAAGATATTAGGGAGCCTTGGAGTGTAAATGGTGTAGCTGAAATAGCAGGAAAAACAATGCTTTTAGATAATCTTTACATACGTGAAACTGAAAGTTGGATAAAAGATGAAAAAATCTGGTTTTATAAAGAATTATGTAAGATTTCTAAAATAGCTCCAACTGAAACAAAAACAAATTTTATTTTAGTAAAATTACTAGATGACACTGCAAAAACTTTTAGAAAAAAAATGATAGAAAATGGAGTTTTAGTTAGAGATGCTTCGAATTTTATGTTTTTAGATGAAAGTTACATTAGATTAGCTATAAAAGATAGAAAAAGTAATGAGATAGTTTTAAAAGCTTTAAAGAAGGTGTTAGATTAA
- a CDS encoding cobyric acid synthase — MKHKNIMVVGTSSGAGKSITVTGLCRVFFKDGYTVSPFKSQNMALNSYITKEGHEMGRAQALQAIACDKDAHYKMNPILLKPTGDRRIQVILNGKSIGNMGGFEYGKFKSNLKKEIMDAYDELKNESEICVIEGAGSPVELNIKQDDIVNMGLAQMIDAPVILVADIDRGGVFASIYGTISLMEPEERERVKGVIINKFRGNVDILRPGLEKIEELTGVPILGVMPYFELDIEDEDGVTEKFNKIKTNNNNINISVIKLKHLSNFTDIDALSINEDVNINYITSFYELGNEDLIIIPGSKNTIDDLKDLKEKGMAQELIKLSRKGTPIIGICGGFQMLGGKVLDPYGIEGDIKELPGLGLLDIETTMEKEKVTTQYSGILKGKGEFLKGLGDIEVKGYEIHQGVTSGQEESLTLDDRLVATSKDNIFGTYLHGIFDNLEFTDFILNKLREKKGLERKVSNISFDEYRIGEIDKLEKIFRENVDIEAIYKILEEN; from the coding sequence ATGAAACATAAGAATATAATGGTTGTTGGGACATCTTCAGGAGCAGGGAAGAGTATAACAGTAACAGGCTTATGTAGAGTATTTTTTAAAGATGGATATACTGTCTCACCTTTTAAATCTCAAAATATGGCTTTAAACTCTTATATAACAAAAGAAGGACATGAAATGGGAAGAGCTCAAGCACTTCAAGCTATAGCATGTGATAAAGATGCCCATTACAAAATGAATCCAATTTTATTAAAACCTACAGGTGATCGAAGAATCCAAGTTATTTTAAATGGAAAATCTATAGGTAATATGGGAGGATTTGAATATGGTAAGTTTAAATCTAATTTAAAAAAAGAGATAATGGATGCATATGATGAACTTAAAAATGAAAGTGAAATATGTGTTATAGAAGGAGCAGGAAGTCCTGTAGAGTTAAATATCAAACAAGATGACATAGTGAACATGGGATTGGCTCAAATGATTGATGCTCCAGTTATCTTAGTTGCAGATATAGATAGAGGTGGAGTTTTTGCATCTATTTATGGAACCATTTCTCTAATGGAGCCAGAGGAAAGAGAAAGAGTAAAAGGAGTAATAATTAACAAGTTTAGGGGAAATGTTGATATATTAAGACCAGGTTTAGAAAAAATAGAGGAATTAACAGGAGTTCCAATTTTAGGAGTTATGCCATACTTTGAACTAGACATAGAGGATGAGGATGGAGTTACAGAAAAATTTAATAAAATAAAAACAAATAATAACAATATAAACATTTCAGTAATAAAATTAAAACATCTTTCAAATTTTACTGATATAGATGCTTTGTCAATAAATGAAGATGTGAATATAAATTATATAACATCATTTTATGAACTAGGAAATGAAGATTTAATAATAATTCCAGGATCTAAAAATACAATAGATGATTTAAAGGATTTAAAAGAAAAAGGAATGGCTCAAGAGCTGATAAAGTTATCAAGAAAAGGAACTCCAATTATAGGAATATGTGGTGGATTTCAAATGTTAGGTGGTAAAGTTTTAGACCCGTATGGTATAGAGGGAGACATAAAGGAGCTACCTGGTTTAGGACTTTTAGATATAGAAACTACAATGGAAAAAGAAAAGGTGACAACCCAATATAGCGGAATTTTAAAAGGGAAAGGTGAATTTTTAAAAGGCTTAGGAGACATAGAAGTAAAAGGATATGAAATTCATCAAGGTGTTACATCTGGACAAGAAGAATCTTTAACTTTAGATGACAGGTTAGTAGCGACTTCGAAAGATAATATTTTTGGAACATATCTTCATGGAATTTTTGATAATTTGGAGTTTACAGATTTTATTTTAAATAAATTAAGAGAAAAAAAGGGACTTGAAAGAAAAGTAAGCAATATATCCTTTGATGAATATAGAATTGGAGAGATAGATAAATTAGAAAAAATCTTTAGAGAAAATGTTGATATAGAAGCTATATATAAAATTTTGGAGGAAAATTAA
- the cbiB gene encoding adenosylcobinamide-phosphate synthase CbiB, translating into MSFITKFWIAYMMDLIFGDPQWFPHPVRLIGKYITFIENRIYKFKSKIFFGGVLTLVVVLTTAITSYYLSKSSQYLEIFLLYTTLATKSLGAEGIKVYKILKSGDLERAQKELSYLVSRDTGEMDEIQVVRSTMETIAENSVDGIIAPMFYAFLGSLIIIDGTSLALPLAMGYKAINTLDSMVGYKNEKYKDFGMISAKIDDLFNFIPARISGLIIIPMATFILGMGIKKPLKIFFRDRKNHSSPNSGHPESVFAGAIGVQFGGRTKYFGKYFEKPTIGDKLKEFQMEDIKKCYKIMFITSLVGIVLFTLLLSLV; encoded by the coding sequence ATGAGTTTTATTACAAAATTTTGGATAGCTTATATGATGGATTTAATTTTTGGAGATCCTCAATGGTTTCCTCATCCAGTTAGGTTAATTGGAAAATATATAACTTTTATAGAAAATAGGATTTATAAATTTAAAAGTAAAATTTTTTTTGGAGGAGTTCTAACATTAGTAGTTGTATTAACAACAGCTATTACTTCATATTATTTAAGTAAATCTTCTCAATATTTGGAAATTTTTCTTTTATATACAACCTTAGCTACAAAAAGCTTAGGAGCTGAAGGAATTAAAGTTTATAAAATTTTAAAAAGTGGAGATTTAGAAAGAGCTCAAAAAGAGTTATCATATTTAGTGAGTCGAGATACTGGAGAAATGGATGAAATCCAAGTTGTTAGAAGTACAATGGAAACAATTGCTGAAAATAGTGTGGATGGTATAATTGCTCCAATGTTTTATGCATTTTTAGGAAGTTTAATTATAATAGATGGAACTTCTTTAGCCCTTCCATTGGCAATGGGTTATAAAGCTATAAATACTTTAGATTCAATGGTTGGATATAAAAATGAAAAATATAAAGATTTTGGAATGATTTCAGCAAAAATAGATGATTTATTTAATTTTATACCTGCAAGAATTTCAGGTTTAATAATAATTCCAATGGCAACATTTATATTGGGGATGGGAATAAAAAAACCTTTAAAAATATTTTTTAGAGATAGAAAAAATCATTCAAGTCCAAACTCAGGTCATCCTGAATCGGTGTTTGCAGGAGCTATAGGAGTTCAATTTGGTGGAAGAACAAAGTATTTTGGAAAATATTTTGAAAAACCAACAATAGGAGATAAATTAAAAGAGTTTCAAATGGAAGATATAAAGAAGTGTTATAAAATAATGTTTATAACATCTTTAGTTGGAATAGTTTTATTTACATTGTTATTAAGTTTAGTATAA
- a CDS encoding cobyrinate a,c-diamide synthase gives MKGFVLAGTRSGIGKTTVSMGLMAAFENVSPFKVGPDYIDPSFHKFMTGNKSYNLDLFLMGEEGVKYSFSKHQKDISIVEGVMGLYDGLGNSLDNYSTAHLARVLDLPVVLVVDAIGKSTSIAAEVLGYKNLDPRVKIAGVIINRVSSEKLYEMLKEAIEEYTKVPCLGYLRKNEELGISSRHLGLLQADEVQNLEEKKEMLKQEIKKTIDLEKIKQIANLNRTFEGEDIFKNLENLYNGLKVGVAKDKAFSFYYEDNLELLNKMGVELLEFSPIDDKCIPDVDVLYFGGGYPENYLEELSKNNEFKNSLKSFHEKGGVIYGECGGFMYLTKGIKTLDEKFYSMADLVDCSIKMTGKLLISRFGYVDLSYEKLTGRAHEFHYSTIDEVGNDKREFKLLKKDGREWLCGYKNKNLLAGYPHLHFFKNIDILKKILEGVKKCHI, from the coding sequence ATGAAAGGGTTTGTTTTAGCTGGAACAAGAAGTGGAATAGGAAAAACAACAGTTTCTATGGGACTTATGGCAGCTTTTGAAAATGTCTCTCCATTTAAAGTTGGACCTGACTATATTGATCCAAGTTTTCATAAATTTATGACAGGAAACAAAAGTTATAATTTAGATTTGTTTTTAATGGGAGAAGAGGGAGTAAAGTATAGCTTTTCTAAACATCAAAAAGATATCTCTATAGTTGAAGGAGTAATGGGATTATATGATGGACTTGGAAATTCCTTAGATAATTATAGTACTGCTCATTTAGCTAGAGTATTAGATTTACCAGTTGTTTTAGTTGTTGATGCCATTGGAAAAAGTACAAGTATTGCTGCTGAAGTTTTAGGATATAAGAATTTAGATCCAAGAGTTAAAATTGCTGGAGTTATAATAAATAGGGTGAGCAGTGAAAAACTTTATGAAATGTTAAAAGAGGCAATTGAAGAATATACAAAAGTTCCTTGTTTAGGATATTTGAGAAAAAACGAAGAGTTAGGAATATCTAGTAGACATTTGGGTTTATTACAAGCAGATGAAGTTCAAAATCTAGAAGAGAAAAAAGAGATGTTAAAGCAAGAAATAAAGAAAACAATAGATCTAGAAAAAATAAAACAAATAGCAAATCTTAATAGAACTTTTGAAGGTGAAGATATATTTAAAAATTTAGAAAATTTATATAATGGTTTAAAAGTGGGAGTTGCAAAAGATAAAGCATTTTCATTTTATTATGAGGACAATTTAGAACTACTAAATAAAATGGGGGTAGAACTTTTAGAATTTTCTCCTATAGATGATAAGTGTATTCCAGATGTAGATGTTTTATATTTTGGTGGTGGATACCCAGAAAATTACTTGGAAGAGTTATCAAAAAATAATGAATTTAAAAATTCCTTAAAAAGTTTTCATGAAAAAGGTGGAGTTATTTACGGAGAGTGTGGAGGATTTATGTATCTCACTAAAGGAATAAAAACTTTAGATGAAAAATTTTATTCTATGGCTGATTTAGTTGATTGTAGTATAAAAATGACAGGAAAACTTTTAATAAGTAGATTTGGTTATGTAGATTTAAGTTATGAAAAATTAACAGGAAGGGCTCATGAATTTCATTATTCTACTATAGACGAAGTTGGAAATGATAAAAGAGAGTTTAAACTTCTAAAAAAAGATGGAAGAGAGTGGTTGTGCGGTTACAAAAATAAAAATTTATTAGCTGGGTATCCGCATCTTCATTTTTTTAAAAATATAGATATATTGAAAAAAATTTTAGAAGGAGTTAAGAAATGTCATATATAA